gatattcacaataaaaattaatacttttttcatgaatgacccaaataatatatttttctcacaaaatacgacccgtgagaccgtctcacacaagtttttgtcaattaatatttagttttttataaataaaaaaataaatatagcgTTTTCATAGATAAATAGTCATCAAAACGCAACAGATGTATCAATTTCATTGTTTTATAAAAACCAGTGATATTTTCGTAAAAAAAAAGCACGTAATGATTGTTATTTTGGTAATCcacccaaaaaaaatttatcagcTTATGAAATCCAAGATTAGACATTCTTGCAATGATGATGAAAGGAAGAGATGTGGCAATGAAAAACAAAAGAGGAAAAAGAATAGGTAGGTAAGCAATTAATTGAAACATGAAGAAAGCTGTTACTCGAAATATGAAGGAATGGTTAACACacaagaaatgtgattttaGCAACCCATTaatcaaaaacaaaatgaagccaattttttttattttacatagcTATGGATGAAGAGAACGAAACAAAGAGCTGAGACTTTAATGAAAGCTTCAAAAGTAGTAGGGTGCTAACAAATCAAAACGAGCTGGATAAACAGAGGTATTCGAGTTCGAGtttgaaaaataagaagatattcaaactccgaaatttgaaaaataactaATTTTGGCTCTATCTTTGTTAGAACTGAATTTGGAGCCCTAGACAAATTCGAGCATAATCAAACTGCACCTCGAAATGGCTCAAAATCACGGTTCGATTCAAATTattcaaaccctattttgaGCCAATCCATTGCAGTAGGACAGAAATTAAAAAACCTTAATTTGAACTAAAAAACACAACTGATTTGGATGAACACCAATCCATTACAGTAAGAACaaaagttgaaaaaaaaaaatctcaacaATATGCCATCTTCACAATGAAACCCTGCAAAATAAAAGTAAAGTGAGACAACTGTAGCAAATGTTTTGGTAAGATGGAAAGCAAGTGAATCTGAGTCAGGTGAACACCAAATCAGACGAAGGTAAATTTCTTTGCTTTCTCAAAAATATGATTGTTGTTTCAGCTTCTATTTCTTTGTAGTTTGACTGCAAATCTATGGAAACCTTGTAAAAAGACCATAAATATGTCTTATATCTCCTACCATTGAAGAGTAATCACAAGTTATTGCAGCTCTTTATGATTTCGACGAAGCATCGAAAGAAACAAACCACCATATTTCTTGTTCTTGCCTCTTGTGCCTTGTTGGCTACAGATTTGTGAAGTTCATGGCACAACCTTAGCATAGGTGCTGTGGACGATGCTTGTCCTATAGCATTATAGGAAGAATACATtttcagttgaagttttgaaaCCCCGATTTTTCTTGAGGAGATAAGAATTTGTATGATAAGCCTAATTTTGGGATAAATAAACCAAGATATAAGAATTTAAATAAGGAATTTTGGATATAAGCAGGtaatttttgagatataaattCAAAGTCGGAAAGATTATACCAGATAAAGATCTAAGATTGATATGATATGGATACCGGATAAAtatctaagatttgatatgatgtTAATAACTGGATAAAGATCAAGCAAGAAGATAATATGATCCCTAAATTTCGAAATCCTGGAGTATTTAAttaagattttcgaaattatggagATAAGAAAAATTATGCACGATAAAAAAATGCAGGCAtgagaaaaatttaaaagttcgCCTACCAGAATTTTagggaaatattatttttgggataaTTTACCACAAATTCGAAAAGACTAAaggaaatttttgggattaagAGCAAGGATTTAATTGTACGGGAAAATAAAGATCTACCGAATATTGGGAATTAGACACAAAGTTCGAAATTTTGCATGCTTGGATAAgagaatattttgaaaatatatccaAGGAATTGATATATAGATTTCGAAATTATCCAGTATCATAGATAAGATATGATAATTATcctagatttaaagtttgattcaaAGTTCAAACGCGAGAATAATACACTATCaggatagcagccaacccctataaacaAGAGAGTAATGCCATTAGAAATTCACATCttcacattttcgaaattttctcaCTAGTTCTCCCTAGGAATTTTAGAGACTTTGCTCTTTTAGTGTTCCGAGTATCGAAGCTCTGCAGCAGTCCAGATCCAGGCTCAGTTTCGAAATCCTATCATCACCAGTTCTCTTTTTTTCGAATTATTCaaggtaagtgggtttttgctaTACTATAATTTGCACACTTGTCCATCGTAAGTGCGcttttgttatgtatatatatattatttcgtAAGTGGATTTTTGTTTGCCACACTTGTTATTTGAAGTGTGCTTGCGTTTAAAGAAATTATAGTTTGTGTACGAATCTTCCTTCAGTTTTTGAAAGTTTGTTCGAGCATAATTCCTTgttcatgatatattttcttcaagATTCGTCAAATTATATGTTCAAAGCACTGTTAGGATTCGATTGAATATGGGACAGAATTTCCGAACTATGACCCTTATACGGTGGGATGATAACCGTTGTACGGCCTCACTCCATAGAGGATTAACATATTGGCACCTCACTCCTTAGAGGATTAACATATAGGAGACTGGTATCAGGAAACCATGAAAATGAGATGACTTTCAGTGCTAATCAAGTATGCTATACGAGTATGAAATGTGATGACATGTTATGATTATGAGTATGAATATTCGTTATTATTCAAGTTACGATATGCTACGTAAAATTTGAATTcaagtatatgtatatgttgtttcatGTCTCGAATGACCTCCACTttctgagtatttcccaaaatacttaCCCCTTATTTCCTCCCCACCCAGATAAGAACGAAGAGCAAATGGATGAAGAGGAGCAAGAGAAattttggggatgatagaagatCTGGAGTTATTCCAGAAGTTTTAAGGCTTAGTTTATGTTTATCGCTTTCGCACTATTAAAACATTTTTAATCAGTTTATTTTGGTATTTAAGTTGTAAAGACGATTCTTTTGTTGATTATgagaaataaactggttttgatatgtactgtactGCGAGACTTGTTGTTTGACGATTATGTGATTGTAGAGCAAcgtcggtgtcgactaaccccagTCTCAGGACGTGACAGAAGCACCTACATAGGATTATCGAAGTAGGTGATGTGCAGTGTGTTATCGATTTGAGAATGAATTGAAATGCATTTGGAAGAATATGTTACCTTGGTTAGCCATGTCAGTGGTCTTGTAGATTCTAGATATATTCATGTTGATGAAAAGGTACGCAATGTTTTTGTCAATATTGACTCGTCATAAGAAGAATAGAATTATCGAACATGATTATCTACGAAGTTTCCACAGTGTAAGCACTTATTACCATGAGGTACTCAAAGCTATTCTTAAGCTAAACACAATACCTCTTGTGAAGCTTGTTCCCGTGGAGAACAATTGCTCAAACAAACCATGGAAATGGTTCAAGGCATGTATgctataattatattttaaattttatttctttcatATTGCTATTCAACATATCAACCAACCACGTTTATATTTGATTTGTACACATAAATTGTAAGCTAGTTCATTTATACTTTGTAACAGGGCTGCCTCGGTGTATTGGATGATACATATGCCAGTGTTCAAGTTTCTAGCAAGAGTAAAGCAAAATATAGGACTAGAATAATTCTTTTAtgcacacatttttattttagttagtcaaataaatataattgaatatacaatattgaATATATCTATTATTGACATTCAtttatattttggttgaaatCCGTTGTATGATATTATGTTGTGTCATGAGGATTTTTGAAAACCTCGATTCGGTCCAGCTTAGGTAGTTGTTGGCATCAAGAGTGAAGCCATATCCTAGATACGGTCCACTGAGGTAGAGACCAACTcgaatatattatatatgattgTTGATATCGATCATTTGACTCTGGATATCCTGATGTCTTGTACCTATACATGCATCGCATTCATGCATCTCGTACTGAGGTTCTGACCTCTCAAGATGGTGGTGTCATGTTTTTTGTGTGTGAACATGATAGGTAGCACAAATTGTTTGACTCTAGGTGCTCAAGAGGAAGCATCATGAAGTAATAGAGCTCTTTGAGAGTGTACTAAGTTGTATTTAGGTATTTTGTCGTGGTGGCGTCTCTCAGatagtatatgtatatattatggAGTTGTGCTTTTATCAGAGAATGTCTCGAGTAGTTGTATGATGTGTTTGTAATATTTTGAGGatcatattatattattatcgAGCTTTGACGACTCtatgatattttttgtttttttatgtcATTATTGTATCTGACCAACACTTGTTTATGTTAACTGTGTTTATTGAAAGCATATATTGTTTATTAGGAGTATTTGGTTTTCTGGTATATCCTATTTACGAGAACATAATGTCGAAATTTTTATAGTgcaaaaaacaaaatttcaacTCACTTTTCTCCAGTTCACTAATTAATCGTGATTGTGAGTTAATAAATCGTGACTAAGATAACGAACCGTCACAACGCCAGTATATGGGGTGTATATTAACTTAGATTAGCTTCCAAATAACATAGCGGGCTCTAAATTTTTAGTCAAAATTGGCAATAGTAGTACAAAAATGATTTGATAAAAATTGACAAGTGTATATGTAATAGCAtctcctaaaaataatgactaCAAGAAATGTGTTGTTATTAGTagataaaaaattgtgtgacacggtctcacgggtcgtattttgtaagacagatctcttttttgggtcatccatgaaaaactattaatttttgtgctaaaaacattattttttattgtgaatatcggtggaGTTGAcctatctcacagataaagattcgtgagaccgtctcacaagagacctactcttattaGTATTATAATCTCCTTAATCGGGTTAATAAGATGCTAGTTTTAAGAAAAATCAATACTcgaacttaaaaaaaatattctatttttaatataatatccTAAGGTTGCAGACATTAATtaatgttattatttttcatatgaAGTCAACAGAAAAGATCGAGTAGGCTCTCTCAAAGTTTCTTGAAAAATCGCGCAGGAAAGTGAACACGATTTTAAACCAGCTGGCAACACGACTATCGGGGAAATACGGACAAtccaagaaaataataaaaggaAAGTTCAggaaatgaatatgataaaataaaaaattagatcAATTCAACTCCTCGAGGCATTAAACGCCACACCGAGTAAAATCCTCAAACTTAACTTAATCGCTAAGAATAAAATCAAGAATTACATCCCATTTCCGAATCCAAAAAAATGCCTTTATAAAGAAGAGCGGAAAAGGCGATGCcgaaaaatcacaattttctcCCAAAGATCATTTTGTCACAAATATTGCTGCTGTTCTTGTTCTTGATATCAACCATGGCCGCTGATTCATCTTCTTCTGAAGCTAAAGTTCACATAGTTTACACCGAAAGACCTGAAGGCCAGGAGCCTGAGGAGTATCATATCAAGACCCTCTCCTCTGTTCTTGGCAGGTTGGAGTTGTGTTAAAATTTTCGTATGAAATAGGATTTGAATGAAAAAATGTGTCTTAGATCTATCAAGTTTAGAAAAGTTTCAATCTTT
This window of the Primulina tabacum isolate GXHZ01 chromosome 12, ASM2559414v2, whole genome shotgun sequence genome carries:
- the LOC142520591 gene encoding subtilisin-like protease SBT3.4; translated protein: MPKNHNFLPKIILSQILLLFLFLISTMAADSSSSEAKVHIVYTERPEGQEPEEYHIKTLSSVLGSEDAAKGALLYSYKHAASGFSAKLTPEQVSQLSKQPGVLQVVPSQTVQLHSGHGKTHV